TGCTAGCCAATCAACGCAGCATGTTgtgtcttagactaataatgcatactaatgcacattgAGCGCCAGGTCACCAGCGATGCAGCCAGCTCTGCCCAGACCCGGAGGCTCAttttaaatgtgtgtatatatatatatatatatatatatatatatatatatatatatatatatatttattgtgtgTGTTTGGATATTTAGTGTTCCATCTGAAGAGCCGACACGGAATCTGTCTTCTTCTTTGGCACatataaagcacttgtcaggccccacatggaatactgcgcacagttcgggtcaccggcgctcaggaaagatgttacagtactggaggggttcaaagaagagcgactaaactaatatatggaatgacgggactggaatacccagagaggctatccaaattgggactattcaccccggaaaacagacggctaaggggcgacgaaataactatgtatacatccatgaggggacgatacaaggatctctgccaggatctgtttatacccaggactgtgacggtaacgagagggcatccgctacgtctagaggaaagcaggtttcagcaccaacacagaagggggttctttactgtaagagcagtgagactgtggaactctctgcctgaggaagtggtgatggcaaaatccatagaggagtttaaaaggagacttgatgtctgtctagagtgctatgatattacaggatacagacattaggtgaccagtggggttgtttatCTCGAATGTTGatgcagggattactctggctgccatatgCAGTCAGGgagtttgccttcctctggaccaacaaggaaagGGTTGAAACAGAATGAACTacatgggcattgtcttcattcagcctaacatactatgttacatggtGGGAGAAATCCCTATTCATTCCACACCTTACTGGTTTTTTTTAGTTGAGCGCAATTCATACCATGTGAACATAGTCCTGTTGATCAAGATGCTCTGAAAACGCTACACTTGGTAACACAAACCACCTGGGGAGTTTATAGGGTATCATTGACATGTCATTTCCATAATTACAGAGGACAATGGAAATCGCCAACCAGACACAAGTGACGTTGTTCCTGTTTTCCGGACTAACAGATGATGAGAAGCTTGTCTCCTTCCTCTTTACACTCTTCTTAGTGGTCTACACAGTGACCGTAGTGGGCAACATTGGCATGGTAGCTATTGTACATTGTACCACCAGCCTCCATAGCCCCATGTACTACTTCCTGTCGTACCTCTCCATAGTTGACCTCTGCTATTCCTCGGTGGTGACTCCCAAGATTCTTTTCAACCTGTTTTCCAAGGTGAAGTCTATATCATTTAATGGTTGCGCCCTGCAACTCTTCTTCTTTGCTGCCCTGGCAGTCACAGAAGCTCTCCTGCTCTCTAGCATGTCATATGACCGCTATGTCGCTATCTGCCACCCTCTTCATTACTTCTCTATAATGACCAGTAGCAGATGTCTGAATCTGATCCTCCTCGCCTCATCTATTGGATTCTTGCAATCAACAGTGCAAACCAGTTGCATTTTCCATCTCCGATTCTGTGGGCCAAACCTCCTGAACCATTTCTACTGCGACATCCCTCCACTGCTCAGGTTGTCCTGCTCTAGCACCCTTCTGTGTGACTTGGTGACAGTCTTCTTCACGTGTTCTTGTGGAATAGGCTCTATGGTCATGGTCTTGGTCTCATACTCTCTAATAATTGCCTCCATTCTGAAGATCAGGTCTACAGAAGGCAGGATGAAGGCCTTCAGTACATGTTCTTCACATCTCACGTGTGTCTCTATCTTCTACGGGACCGTTTTCTTCGTCTACCTACGTCCTCCCGCCACCGAGTTTGGGAAATGGGACAAGGTGGTATCTGTCTTCTACTCAGTAGTGACACCAATGCTGAACCCTCTCATATATAGCTTAAGGAATAAGGAGGTGAAACGAGTGATCATACAGGCAATGCAGAACTCGCCCTGAGGTACCCAGGGTTCGGGGGTAGTTGGTCCTATATATTTCACAAAAAAACTAATGACGCATCAAGGAGGCACTAGAATGGCAATATAGGCTCAGATCAGCGCCTCATGTTTTGCCAAGTGGCCATGCATATCTGCTTAACCTAGAGGAGGCCAAAGGAAAAAACTTTCCACATGTTGCTGAGAAGTGCCTGTAAACTGCAGCTAGGTGCTTCCGTGCATACAGCTGTAGAGGACAGGGTGTAGCTAGCGTATTGGCATGGAAAGATATACGACACGGGCTGAATTACAATTTGTGTTTTCACTCTACAGGTCGTAGTGTTTGTGGGTGAGGTGACTTCATCAGGCCTTACATATATGGTGGCCAAATAACCTGTTGTAGCAAGTCACTGTTTATTATTACATTACACCCAGCGTTACATGGGCGGAAGCGTATTTGAGATGGGCGTTGCGTTTTTGCGTGCATGTGTATTTTACAGTTTTGCGCATGCATGCCCcgtgtatttgcgtgcacaagaaaacacgcaaccatgctccTCAATGTGTAATTAAGCTTAATACgtgctatttattgtacatgtacaaaaatacaaattttgCACACGTAATGCGCAGCCCTAATGAGTTTGTGTTTATAAGCCATTAATGGCGCCAAGGAAACTCCGTGCCGGACCTCGGCGGATAGTTAGGGCATTTCTTGGAATTACTCTGACTGCTTTAAACTCGTTTCACTCAACAAATCAATTAcaacaataaataaaatatttatagAACAATGAAGGTTTGTGTTTCCACCACCGATGCTGATAAACCAAAGGGAAGTAA
The nucleotide sequence above comes from Eleutherodactylus coqui strain aEleCoq1 chromosome 2, aEleCoq1.hap1, whole genome shotgun sequence. Encoded proteins:
- the LOC136610493 gene encoding olfactory receptor 5AP2-like yields the protein MEIANQTQVTLFLFSGLTDDEKLVSFLFTLFLVVYTVTVVGNIGMVAIVHCTTSLHSPMYYFLSYLSIVDLCYSSVVTPKILFNLFSKVKSISFNGCALQLFFFAALAVTEALLLSSMSYDRYVAICHPLHYFSIMTSSRCLNLILLASSIGFLQSTVQTSCIFHLRFCGPNLLNHFYCDIPPLLRLSCSSTLLCDLVTVFFTCSCGIGSMVMVLVSYSLIIASILKIRSTEGRMKAFSTCSSHLTCVSIFYGTVFFVYLRPPATEFGKWDKVVSVFYSVVTPMLNPLIYSLRNKEVKRVIIQAMQNSP